A genome region from Longimicrobium sp. includes the following:
- a CDS encoding TIGR00730 family Rossman fold protein, translating to MAEQDNPTLNVAQRTRTSTEDERLLQSPAEQPESLDFTRSDPWRVLRIMGEFVEGFDTLARIGPAVTIFGSARTPADHPEYAAARETARLLGEAGFGIITGGGPGVMEAANRGARDAGVQSIGCNIELPFEQGINPYVDVAINFRYFFVRKTMFVKYAEAFIIFPGGFGTMDELFEALTLIQTGKVRDVPVVLVGTAYWRGLIDWVRGTLLAEGKISPEDVDMLVVTDSLEEAVQTIVRCYDEISATSGRPPRRSKASRLGTAGTVEGTPASPEKADAQ from the coding sequence ATGGCCGAACAGGACAACCCCACGCTGAACGTCGCGCAGCGCACGCGCACGTCCACCGAAGACGAGCGGCTGCTGCAGTCGCCGGCGGAACAGCCCGAGTCGCTCGACTTTACGAGGTCCGATCCGTGGCGGGTGCTGCGCATCATGGGCGAGTTCGTGGAGGGGTTCGATACCCTGGCGCGCATCGGGCCGGCGGTGACCATCTTCGGCTCGGCGCGCACCCCGGCGGACCATCCCGAGTACGCGGCCGCGCGCGAAACGGCGCGGCTGCTGGGTGAGGCGGGGTTCGGCATCATCACCGGCGGCGGGCCGGGGGTGATGGAGGCCGCCAACCGCGGCGCGCGCGACGCGGGGGTGCAGTCCATCGGCTGCAACATCGAGCTTCCGTTCGAGCAGGGGATCAACCCGTACGTGGACGTCGCCATCAACTTCCGGTACTTCTTCGTCCGCAAGACGATGTTCGTGAAGTACGCGGAGGCGTTCATCATCTTCCCTGGCGGTTTCGGGACGATGGACGAGCTGTTCGAGGCGCTGACGCTGATCCAGACGGGCAAGGTGCGAGACGTCCCCGTCGTCCTGGTAGGCACCGCGTACTGGCGAGGCCTGATCGACTGGGTTCGTGGCACCCTGCTGGCGGAGGGCAAGATCTCGCCGGAGGACGTGGACATGCTGGTGGTGACGGACTCGCTGGAAGAGGCGGTGCAGACCATCGTGCGCTGCTACGACGAGATTTCGGCGACGAGCGGCAGGCCGCCCCGGCGGAGCAAGGCATCGCGACTCGGTACGGCGGGCACTGTTGAGGGAACACCAGCTTCGCCGGAGAAGGCCGACGCGCAGTAG